In the Campylobacter showae genome, one interval contains:
- a CDS encoding ABC transporter substrate-binding protein yields the protein MLKKRVLALNFNSGNFSTISGKDIGAEYIKIAGGVNLSSQDNETDFKISKTINEEQVIIFNPDVIITNSREGKEKILNNPAFKQLKAVKDGAVFIVPSGVYLWSVRSAEGALQPLWLAKTFYPQIFADVNLEEEVKKFYLKFYRYELSDEEVKQILNPK from the coding sequence GTGCTAAAAAAGCGGGTTTTGGCTCTAAATTTTAACTCGGGAAATTTTAGCACGATCAGCGGCAAAGATATCGGCGCGGAGTACATAAAAATCGCCGGTGGCGTAAATTTAAGCTCCCAAGATAACGAGACGGATTTTAAGATTTCAAAGACGATAAACGAGGAGCAAGTTATTATCTTTAATCCCGACGTCATCATCACAAATTCTCGCGAAGGCAAGGAAAAAATCCTAAATAATCCTGCGTTTAAACAACTAAAAGCGGTCAAAGACGGCGCCGTCTTCATCGTGCCTAGCGGAGTTTATCTGTGGTCGGTTAGAAGCGCCGAGGGCGCCTTGCAGCCGCTTTGGCTAGCCAAGACCTTTTATCCGCAAATTTTCGCAGATGTAAATTTGGAAGAAGAAGTGAAGAAATTTTACCTTAAATTTTACCGCTACGAACTAAGCGACGAGGAAGTAAAACAAATACTAAATCCAAAATAA
- the ruvA gene encoding Holliday junction branch migration protein RuvA → MIKAIEGVITKKEPANLILKTAGGVSYGVAISLFCSAKLERGQSVELNITQIIREDVDLLYGFLDSNEQKMFEMLIKLSGIGAATAMAVCSSLNPNAFLNAVKSGDAAALQTVPGIGAKTARRIIAELSDAKMTMDENLPSYQHEAILALESLGFKREKITKALSECDAQNTGELVKQALKKLA, encoded by the coding sequence ATGATAAAAGCGATCGAGGGCGTCATAACCAAAAAAGAGCCCGCAAATCTCATCTTAAAAACAGCCGGCGGCGTGAGCTACGGCGTAGCTATCTCGCTTTTTTGCTCGGCAAAGCTCGAGCGAGGCCAGAGCGTGGAGCTAAACATCACGCAGATCATCCGCGAGGATGTGGATTTGCTTTACGGATTTTTAGATAGCAACGAGCAAAAGATGTTTGAGATGCTGATAAAACTAAGCGGTATCGGCGCGGCGACGGCGATGGCGGTGTGCTCGAGCCTAAATCCGAACGCATTTTTAAACGCGGTTAAAAGCGGAGATGCGGCGGCGCTACAAACGGTGCCGGGCATCGGCGCAAAGACGGCTAGACGCATCATCGCCGAACTTAGCGACGCAAAGATGACGATGGACGAAAATCTGCCTAGCTATCAGCACGAAGCGATCTTGGCGCTTGAGAGCCTCGGCTTTAAAAGAGAAAAGATAACCAAGGCGCTTAGCGAGTGCGACGCTCAAAATACGGGCGAACTCGTCAAACAAGCCCTAAAAAAACTAGCATAA
- a CDS encoding alpha/beta fold hydrolase — MAVKEVKYGGKIYRISYETVNPAHKDVALFLHGWGANKEIMKKAFGTYFKDFRHVYVDMPGFGASSMHGALATKDYAKIMKSFLDELGANPKIIFGHSFGGKVATLLNPEYLALLSSAGIVAKKPLWVRFKIALFKFLKMFGLGFLYKFFATKDVKGMSKTMYETLKNVVDEDFSSKFADFGGKAFIFWGEEDKATPLKSGERVSRLIKNSEFHALKGDHFFFLLHARYIDGVVNAGLNLTNLDDESGIESVKILSPKNHENLSEKAWSADENGDLKNPTEQNLTESIQEALEQEVAISAKTVSQSSLFDEQSQNGNLAGQNPQLDDVSAKNGQIFKENLFDGQEIAQNQSEPKNGVLSRDEQNQILPKDEQDAQKSPKKPVQQTFDLN, encoded by the coding sequence ATGGCGGTCAAAGAGGTAAAATACGGCGGCAAAATTTACCGCATCAGCTACGAAACCGTAAATCCCGCGCACAAGGACGTCGCGCTATTTTTGCACGGCTGGGGCGCAAACAAAGAGATCATGAAAAAGGCTTTCGGCACGTATTTTAAGGACTTTCGGCACGTTTACGTCGATATGCCCGGCTTTGGCGCGAGCAGTATGCACGGCGCGCTAGCGACGAAAGACTACGCAAAAATCATGAAATCCTTTTTAGACGAGCTTGGCGCGAACCCCAAAATCATCTTTGGACATAGCTTCGGCGGCAAGGTCGCAACCCTGCTCAATCCCGAATATCTCGCGCTTTTAAGCTCGGCCGGCATCGTAGCTAAAAAGCCGCTTTGGGTGCGATTTAAGATCGCTTTGTTTAAATTTTTAAAGATGTTCGGTCTTGGGTTTTTATACAAATTTTTCGCCACGAAAGACGTAAAAGGCATGAGCAAAACGATGTACGAGACTCTAAAAAACGTCGTCGATGAGGATTTTAGCTCTAAATTTGCGGACTTTGGCGGCAAGGCGTTTATATTTTGGGGCGAGGAGGACAAAGCCACGCCTCTAAAAAGCGGCGAACGCGTAAGTCGTCTCATCAAAAACAGCGAATTTCACGCACTAAAGGGCGATCATTTTTTCTTTTTGCTCCACGCGCGCTACATCGACGGCGTCGTAAATGCGGGGCTAAATTTGACGAATTTGGATGATGAAAGTGGGATAGAGAGCGTGAAAATTTTAAGCCCGAAAAACCATGAAAATTTAAGCGAAAAAGCCTGGAGTGCCGATGAAAACGGCGATCTTAAAAACCCTACCGAGCAAAATTTGACGGAATCTATCCAAGAGGCTTTGGAACAAGAGGTCGCCATAAGCGCAAAAACCGTCTCGCAAAGCAGCCTTTTTGACGAGCAGTCGCAAAACGGTAACCTTGCGGGTCAAAACCCGCAGCTTGACGATGTAAGCGCCAAAAACGGTCAAATTTTTAAAGAAAATTTGTTTGACGGGCAAGAAATCGCACAAAATCAATCGGAACCCAAAAATGGCGTTTTAAGCAGAGACGAGCAAAATCAAATTTTACCAAAAGATGAGCAAGACGCTCAAAAAAGCCCCAAAAAGCCTGTGCAACAAACGTTTGATTTAAACTAG
- a CDS encoding D-alanine--D-alanine ligase — MKFAVIFGAKSYEHEISIVSAIALKKVLKNEPLFIFCDKFREFYLINGADMKANFFSSGKYKNNKKLALKQGGFFAGGLLGEKKIEADVFINLVHGMDGEDGKIAALLEFYGLSYIGPRVEASALSYNKELTKLLAQKAGVNTLNYEVVSRGKAPSLPLPVILKPLRLGSSIGVSVIKDANELEYGLDVAYEFDKEILVEPFIEGVKEYNLAGCKTGGEIKFSIIEEPKKKEFLDYEQKYMSFSNESRVREADIGAELAAKLKQSFERIYNCGFDGALIRCDFFEINGEVYLNEINPNPGSLANYLFDDFEGTLERLAVSLPKEREINIDYKFINSITSAKGKL, encoded by the coding sequence ATGAAATTTGCTGTGATATTCGGCGCTAAAAGCTACGAACACGAGATCAGTATCGTGAGCGCAATAGCCCTAAAAAAGGTGCTAAAAAACGAACCTTTATTTATATTTTGCGATAAATTTAGAGAATTTTACTTGATAAACGGCGCCGATATGAAGGCTAATTTCTTTAGCTCTGGCAAGTATAAAAACAACAAAAAACTCGCTCTTAAGCAGGGCGGATTTTTCGCTGGCGGGTTACTCGGCGAGAAAAAGATCGAGGCGGACGTATTTATAAATTTAGTCCACGGTATGGACGGCGAGGACGGTAAGATCGCGGCGCTGCTCGAGTTTTACGGCCTTAGCTATATCGGCCCTCGCGTGGAGGCTAGCGCGCTAAGCTACAACAAGGAGCTAACCAAGCTGCTCGCGCAAAAAGCGGGCGTAAATACCCTAAACTACGAGGTTGTAAGCAGAGGAAAGGCGCCTAGCCTGCCGCTGCCCGTGATCCTAAAGCCTCTTCGCCTAGGAAGCTCGATCGGAGTTAGCGTGATAAAAGACGCTAACGAGCTAGAATACGGCCTAGACGTGGCATACGAGTTTGACAAAGAGATCCTGGTAGAGCCCTTTATCGAGGGCGTGAAGGAGTACAATCTAGCAGGCTGCAAGACGGGCGGCGAGATCAAATTTTCCATCATCGAAGAGCCTAAAAAGAAGGAATTTCTAGACTACGAGCAAAAATATATGAGCTTTTCAAACGAGAGCAGGGTGCGCGAGGCCGACATCGGCGCAGAGTTAGCCGCCAAGCTAAAACAAAGCTTTGAGCGCATCTACAACTGCGGCTTTGACGGGGCGCTGATACGCTGCGACTTTTTCGAGATAAACGGCGAAGTATATCTAAACGAGATCAATCCAAATCCGGGCAGCTTGGCGAATTATCTATTTGACGATTTTGAGGGGACGCTGGAGCGACTCGCCGTAAGCTTACCCAAAGAGCGCGAGATAAATATCGACTACAAATTTATCAACTCTATAACGTCAGCGAAAGGCAAGCTGTAA
- a CDS encoding ATP-dependent helicase: protein MPLSKLNQEQYAAATAPAGHNLVIASAGTGKTSTIVARIAHLLNLGVKPEKILLLTFTNKAAAEMIERLNRHFDKKITSRITAGTFHSVSYSLLKFLEKPVTLKQPSELKTLLKSLVERRKFNHLSDVKPYGGAYLYDAYSLYQNLALKQTFGEWLKERSDEQGVYAEIYEDVLREFEEEKSKFGYADFNDLLIKMRNELRKGAPLKFEEILVDEYQDTNSLQGSLISAFETKSLFCVGDFDQSIYAFNGANIEIIGSFKDRFADAKIYALNINYRSSSAILALANKVIANNPRLYEKKLVVGREGKFTSPKLLVYSELFDQYANIAQIIAVSKYKQENIAIIFRNNSSADGLEVALRELGIGSKRKGGVSFFESREVRAAMDLLGILINPKDIMAFIHVCEYAKGVGAALSKEIFEVLSKVGHGDVVRGFLQPDDSVEAFAKKTKNYQLGLFDELDEVGEKSRFAKFNFSEKFFAHPVLKMQKLSESGGQFLYEIYNFLSAAKRHSRPTSLIEDLKNSKIYALIADSLATKRATQKNGNIDETLKKEALERIAGKLEVLGELAKNYSEAEKFYNFITLGSSEMSSGEGVNLLSVHASKGLEFDLVFVVDLAQNRFPNLKLMSMGGSLEEERRLFYVAVTRARDELILSYAKYDKIKKINYQPSQFLIEAGMASAGI, encoded by the coding sequence ATGCCCCTTTCAAAACTAAATCAAGAACAATACGCCGCCGCGACCGCTCCTGCCGGGCACAATCTAGTTATCGCAAGTGCGGGCACCGGTAAAACCAGCACCATCGTCGCGCGCATCGCTCATCTGCTAAATTTAGGCGTAAAGCCCGAAAAAATCCTACTACTAACCTTCACCAACAAGGCCGCGGCCGAGATGATCGAGCGTCTAAACCGACATTTTGATAAAAAAATCACCTCGCGCATCACGGCGGGCACATTTCACTCGGTTTCTTATTCGCTGCTTAAATTTCTAGAAAAACCGGTCACGCTAAAGCAGCCTAGCGAGCTGAAGACGCTGCTAAAATCGCTCGTCGAGAGACGCAAATTTAACCACCTAAGCGACGTTAAGCCTTATGGGGGCGCCTATCTTTACGACGCGTATTCGCTGTATCAAAATTTAGCCTTAAAGCAAACGTTTGGCGAATGGCTAAAAGAGCGAAGCGATGAGCAAGGCGTATATGCCGAGATTTATGAGGACGTTTTGCGCGAATTTGAGGAGGAAAAGAGCAAATTTGGCTATGCGGATTTTAACGACCTGCTTATCAAAATGCGTAACGAACTGAGAAAAGGCGCGCCGCTAAAATTTGAGGAAATTTTAGTCGACGAGTATCAGGACACAAACTCCCTGCAAGGCTCGCTAATCAGCGCTTTTGAGACGAAAAGCCTTTTTTGCGTCGGGGATTTTGACCAGAGCATTTACGCTTTTAACGGCGCAAACATCGAGATCATCGGCTCGTTTAAGGACCGCTTCGCAGACGCTAAAATTTACGCGCTAAACATCAACTATCGCAGCAGCTCGGCTATCCTAGCACTTGCCAACAAGGTGATCGCAAACAACCCGCGCCTTTACGAAAAAAAGCTAGTCGTCGGCCGCGAGGGTAAATTTACCTCGCCAAAGCTGCTTGTTTATAGCGAGCTTTTCGATCAGTACGCAAACATCGCGCAGATCATCGCCGTTTCAAAATATAAACAAGAAAATATCGCCATCATCTTTCGCAACAACTCAAGCGCCGACGGCCTAGAAGTCGCGCTGCGAGAGCTGGGTATCGGCTCCAAGCGCAAGGGCGGCGTGAGTTTTTTTGAGAGCCGCGAGGTACGCGCTGCGATGGATCTGCTAGGCATCCTTATAAATCCAAAAGACATCATGGCCTTTATCCACGTGTGCGAATACGCAAAAGGCGTGGGCGCTGCGCTTAGCAAGGAGATTTTTGAAGTGCTAAGCAAGGTCGGACACGGCGACGTCGTGCGAGGATTTTTGCAGCCCGACGATAGCGTGGAAGCCTTTGCCAAAAAAACCAAAAACTACCAGCTGGGGCTTTTTGACGAGCTTGACGAGGTCGGGGAGAAGTCGCGCTTTGCTAAATTCAACTTTAGCGAGAAATTTTTCGCCCACCCCGTGCTAAAAATGCAAAAACTAAGCGAGAGCGGCGGGCAATTTTTGTATGAAATTTACAACTTTTTAAGCGCCGCCAAACGCCACTCGCGCCCAACCTCGCTGATAGAGGATCTCAAAAATAGCAAAATTTACGCCCTCATCGCGGATAGCCTCGCGACCAAGCGCGCCACACAAAAAAACGGCAACATCGACGAAACGCTAAAAAAAGAGGCCCTGGAGCGCATCGCGGGCAAGCTAGAGGTGCTGGGCGAACTAGCCAAAAACTACTCGGAGGCGGAGAAATTTTATAACTTTATCACTCTGGGCAGCAGCGAGATGAGCAGCGGCGAAGGTGTAAATTTGCTAAGCGTGCACGCATCAAAGGGGCTTGAGTTTGACCTCGTTTTCGTAGTCGATCTCGCGCAAAATCGCTTCCCGAACCTCAAACTCATGAGCATGGGCGGCTCGCTCGAGGAGGAACGGCGACTCTTTTACGTCGCGGTCACGAGGGCGCGCGACGAACTGATTTTAAGCTATGCCAAATACGACAAAATCAAAAAGATAAACTACCAACCCAGCCAGTTTTTGATCGAGGCGGGGATGGCTAGCGCCGGGATTTAA
- a CDS encoding type II toxin-antitoxin system Phd/YefM family antitoxin has product MTTFSKDEIYTATEVVRNFSAVLGKVGKAQMKRAVIVKNNKFEAVLLNMGEYERLCEAVEVLQSIYEAKKRAGSGE; this is encoded by the coding sequence ATGACTACTTTTAGCAAAGATGAAATTTACACGGCGACCGAAGTGGTGCGAAATTTCAGCGCCGTCTTGGGTAAAGTCGGCAAGGCGCAGATGAAGCGCGCGGTGATCGTCAAAAATAATAAATTTGAAGCCGTGCTGCTAAATATGGGCGAGTATGAGCGCCTATGCGAGGCTGTGGAGGTACTGCAAAGCATTTATGAGGCTAAAAAACGAGCCGGAAGCGGCGAATAA
- a CDS encoding Mur ligase family protein: MNETLINIGLAATQILFTFALGFYLITCLQWFSYKFERVLFHFTRPLWHVFFLIVPIVLFYGAERFFWIYFYFALVPSLTLWHKKLDKKLVFTPRVKRFFVILALAVIASYAVYLATQHRVNLGVVLPLVLSFALSFLLEKAKFKAYENSARKKLASMPELKIIMITASFGKTSIKNFLFELLKNDFACRKTPRSVNTLAGLIQDVNNELAAGTQIYIAEAGARLKGDIAQITEFLNPQIAIVGEIGAQHIEYFKTLENIRATKLEALNSKRLEKAFVHSSTQASEGEKIEIYDKNLSGVEASLDGVKFKLGEREFSSPLLGKFNAANLAVCVKTALYLGLDEARIASALSRLKNVEHRLERIDAGGKIIIDDGFNGNFNGMSASYELVGSYEGRKVLVTPGIMESSDEENEKLSKIINKTFDIVMLTSSLNAVALLKHLSRPKVIVIKDKSKIQEALAQNTKAGDLILFSNDAPSFM, from the coding sequence ATGAACGAAACCCTCATAAATATCGGCCTTGCCGCGACGCAAATTTTATTTACGTTTGCACTCGGATTTTATCTCATCACCTGCCTTCAGTGGTTTTCATACAAGTTTGAGCGCGTGCTGTTTCACTTCACTAGGCCGCTGTGGCACGTGTTTTTCCTCATCGTGCCGATCGTGCTTTTTTACGGGGCGGAGCGATTTTTCTGGATTTATTTTTACTTTGCGCTGGTGCCAAGCCTCACTCTTTGGCATAAAAAGCTTGATAAAAAGCTGGTTTTTACGCCGCGAGTCAAGCGATTTTTTGTTATCCTAGCGCTCGCGGTTATCGCTAGCTACGCCGTCTATCTCGCGACGCAGCACCGCGTAAATTTAGGCGTCGTCCTGCCGCTCGTGCTCTCTTTTGCGCTTAGCTTTTTGCTGGAAAAGGCTAAATTTAAGGCCTACGAAAACAGCGCGCGCAAAAAGCTAGCCTCGATGCCTGAGCTTAAAATCATCATGATAACGGCGAGTTTTGGCAAAACCAGCATCAAAAATTTCCTATTTGAGCTACTTAAAAATGACTTCGCCTGCCGCAAAACCCCTCGCAGCGTAAACACGCTAGCAGGCCTCATCCAAGACGTAAATAACGAACTTGCCGCCGGTACGCAGATATATATCGCCGAGGCGGGCGCGCGTCTAAAAGGCGACATCGCGCAGATCACGGAGTTTTTGAACCCGCAGATCGCGATCGTCGGCGAGATCGGCGCGCAGCATATCGAGTACTTTAAGACGCTTGAAAATATCCGCGCTACAAAGCTTGAAGCCCTTAACTCAAAGCGCCTAGAAAAGGCTTTCGTGCACAGTAGCACGCAGGCAAGCGAGGGCGAGAAGATAGAAATTTACGATAAAAACCTAAGCGGCGTGGAGGCAAGCTTGGATGGGGTCAAATTTAAGCTTGGAGAGAGGGAATTTAGCTCGCCGCTGCTTGGTAAATTTAACGCCGCAAATCTAGCCGTCTGCGTCAAAACCGCGCTATATCTGGGGCTAGACGAGGCCAGGATCGCCTCCGCTCTCTCGCGCCTAAAAAACGTCGAGCATAGACTCGAGCGTATCGATGCCGGCGGTAAAATCATCATCGACGACGGTTTTAACGGTAACTTTAACGGTATGAGCGCGAGCTACGAGCTAGTCGGTAGCTACGAGGGGCGAAAGGTGCTCGTGACGCCCGGCATCATGGAGAGCAGCGACGAAGAGAACGAAAAGCTAAGCAAGATCATCAACAAGACCTTTGACATCGTTATGCTAACAAGCTCGCTAAACGCCGTCGCGCTACTAAAGCACCTAAGCAGGCCAAAAGTCATCGTCATCAAGGACAAATCAAAAATACAAGAAGCCCTAGCACAAAACACCAAAGCGGGCGATCTGATCCTTTTTTCAAACGACGCGCCGAGCTTTATGTAG
- a CDS encoding methylated-DNA--[protein]-cysteine S-methyltransferase has protein sequence MQKAYFDSPIGVLEICGDESGVCELNFVRDFVRTDVTDANLKLCLSELERYFKGELKTFKTRLNIGGTAFQRCVYENLQKIAYGQRVTYAQLAAMTGRPKAFRAAGSANAKNKIPVIVPCHRVVASNGLGGYSGGEGLATKIWLLEHEAKFKDKA, from the coding sequence GCGACGAGAGCGGAGTTTGCGAGCTAAATTTCGTGCGAGATTTTGTCCGTACGGACGTAACGGATGCAAATTTAAAGCTCTGTTTAAGCGAGCTTGAAAGGTATTTTAAAGGCGAACTTAAAACCTTTAAAACGCGGCTAAATATCGGCGGCACGGCATTTCAAAGGTGCGTTTACGAAAATCTGCAAAAGATCGCTTACGGGCAGCGCGTGACGTACGCCCAGCTGGCAGCGATGACGGGGCGGCCGAAGGCGTTTCGCGCGGCAGGCTCGGCAAACGCAAAAAACAAAATCCCCGTCATCGTGCCCTGCCACAGAGTCGTCGCCTCAAACGGCCTTGGCGGATACAGCGGCGGCGAAGGGCTAGCGACTAAAATTTGGCTTTTGGAGCATGAAGCGAAATTTAAAGACAAAGCTTAG
- a CDS encoding EamA family transporter has translation MQEWALWALASAVFAALTAIFAKVGLEGIDSNFATFIRTLVIAAALVLFLTYAKKWQPLGELSARNWLFLTLSGLATGASWLAYFKALQMGSASQVAPIDKLSVVLVVIFAVIFLGERPSFREWIGIALIASGAFTLVFADK, from the coding sequence ATGCAAGAGTGGGCTTTATGGGCGTTAGCTTCGGCGGTTTTTGCCGCGCTTACGGCGATTTTCGCCAAAGTCGGGCTTGAGGGTATAGACTCAAATTTCGCGACTTTTATCAGGACGCTCGTTATCGCAGCAGCTTTGGTTTTGTTTCTCACATATGCTAAAAAGTGGCAGCCGCTTGGCGAGCTAAGCGCGCGAAACTGGCTATTTTTGACGCTTAGCGGACTGGCTACCGGCGCGTCGTGGTTGGCGTATTTTAAAGCGCTTCAGATGGGTTCTGCGTCGCAGGTAGCGCCCATAGATAAGCTTAGCGTCGTTTTGGTCGTCATTTTTGCTGTTATATTTTTAGGCGAGCGCCCGAGCTTTAGAGAGTGGATCGGTATCGCGCTGATTGCTAGCGGCGCATTTACGCTAGTTTTTGCGGATAAATAG